The Malus sylvestris chromosome 12, drMalSylv7.2, whole genome shotgun sequence genome contains a region encoding:
- the LOC126593360 gene encoding LOW QUALITY PROTEIN: pentatricopeptide repeat-containing protein At3g09060-like (The sequence of the model RefSeq protein was modified relative to this genomic sequence to represent the inferred CDS: inserted 1 base in 1 codon; substituted 1 base at 1 genomic stop codon) has translation MVDFPKSLSPKRVLKLLKTEKNPHSALALLDSATRHPNYNHSPDVFHHILRRLVDPKLVVHVGRVVELIRTQKCKCPEDVVLTVIKAYTKNSMPDKALAVFQQMEEIFGCAPGVRSYNSLLNAFIESNQWXRAEKFFACFETVGLEPNLQTYNVLIKISCKKKQFEKAKGLLNWMWEKGLEPDVFSYGTLINGLAKGGNLSDALEVFDEMLERGVGPDVMCYNIMIDGFFRKGDSVSANEIWERLVKDSEVYPNIVTYNVMINGLCKCGKFNESLEIWNRMKTNDRGPDLYTCSSLIHGLCKAGNLDGAERVYKEMVDKGVVPDVVVYNAMLNGFCQAGKTKECFELWDVMEKCGCCNVVSYNTLIRGLFENEKVDEAISVWGLMRDKACVADATTYGVLIHELCKNGYLNKALQILKVAENTGADLDAFAYSSMINGLCKEGILDEAARLVGKMDKCGYKPNSHVCNALIYGYIQASKLEDAILFFRGMCTKFCSPNVISYNTLINGLCKAERFSDAYVFVREMLEKGWKPDVITYSLLMDGLCXGKKIDMALNVWHQALDKGFEPDVTMHNIIIHGLCSAGKAEDALQLYFQMEHWNCVPNLVTYNTLMEGFYKITDCEKASEIWARLLKDGLQPDIITYNVTLKGFCSCSRISDAIRFLEKALRLGILPTSITWYILVRAVLNNGTTSNSSWV, from the exons ATGGTCGACTTccccaaatctctctctccGAAGCGAGTCCTGAAGCTCCTCAAAACCGAGAAGAACCCTCATTCCGCACTCGCCCTGCTCGACTCAGCGACCCGCCACCCGAACTACAACCACTCCCCCGACGTCTTCCACCACATCCTCCGCCGGCTCGTCGACCCGAAGCTCGTCGTCCACGTCGGGCGGGTCGTCGAGCTGATTCGGACGCAGAAATGCAAGTGCCCCGAGGACGTCGTATTGACGGTGATCAAAGCGTATACGAAAAACTCCATGCCCGATAAAGCGTTGGCCGTGTTTCAGCAAATGGAAGAGATTTTTGGGTGTGCGCCCGGCGTAAGGTCGTACAATTCGCTGCTGAATGCGTTCATTGAGTCTAATCAAT ACCGAGCTGAGAAATTTTTTGCTTGTTTCGAAACGGTGGGTTTGGAGCCAAATTTGCAGACTTATAATGTTCTGATCAAGATTTCGTGCAAGAAGAAGCAGTTTGAGAAGGCTAAAGGGTTGCTGAATTGGATGTGGGAAAAGGGTTTGGAGCCTGATGTGTTTAGTTATGGGACTTTGATCAACGGGCTTGCGAAAGGTGGGAACTTGAGTGATGCATTGgaggtgtttgatgaaatgcttGAGAGAGGGGTTGGTCCTGATGTGATGTGTTATAATATTATGATTGATGGGTTTTTCCGGAAAGGTGATAGTGTGAGTGCTAATGAGATTTGGGAGAGGTTGGTGAAGGACTCAGAGGTTTATCCTAATATTGTTACTTATAATGTTATGATCAATGGTTTGTGTAAATGTGGGAAGTTCAATGAGAGTTTAGAGATATGGAATAGGATGAAGACAAATGATCGAGGGCCTGACTTgtatacttgtagttctttgaTTCATGGGTTGTGCAAAGCAGGGAATCTGGATGGGGCTGAGAGAGTTTATAAAGAGATGGTTGATAAAGGGGTAGTTCCGGATGTGGTTGTCTATAATGCAATGCTCAATGGGTTCTGTCAAGCAGGGAAGACTAAGGAGTGCTTTGAGCTGTGGGACGTGATGGAGAAGTGTGGTTGTTGTAATGTTGTGAGTTATAACACATTGATTAGAGGGTTGTTTGAAAACGAGAAGGTTGATGAAGCAATTTCTGTCTGGGGACTAATGCGTGATAAGGCTTGTGTTGCAGATGCCACAACCTATGGAGTATTAATCCATGAACTGTGTAAAAATGGGTATTTAAACAAGGCTTTGCAGATTTTAAAAGTGGCAGAAAACACAGGAGCTGATCTGGATGCCTTTGCGTATTCGTCAATGATTAATGGGTTATGCAAGGAAGGGATACTAGATGAAGCAGCCAGGCTAGTAGGTAAGATGGATAAGTGTGGCTATAAACCGAATTCTCATGTTTGCAATGCATTGATATACGGGTATATCCAAGCTTCCAAACTTGAAGATGCCATTTTGTTTTTTAGAGGAATGTGCACCAAGTTTTGCTCTCCAAATGTTATCTCCTACAATACTCTCATAAATGGTTTATGCAAAGCAGAAAGATTTAGTGACGCATATGTGTTTGTGAGGGAAATGCTGGAAAAAGGATGGAAGCCGGATGTGATCACATATAGCTTGTTAATGGATGGCCTTTGTTAAGGCAAAAAGATTGACATGGCCCTCAACGTGTGGCATCAAGCCCTTGACAAGGGCTTCGAGCCTGATGTAACTATGCATAACATTATAATTCATGGTCTTTGCTCTGCAGGCAAGGCTGAAGATGCTTTGCAGCTTTATTTTCAGATGGAGCATTGGAACTGCGTTCCAAATCTTGTAACCTACAACACCCTAATGGAGggtttttacaaaattacagaCTGTGAAAAGGCATCAGAAATTTGGGCCCGCCTTCTAAAAGACGGATTACAACCAGATATCATCACCTATAATGTTACTCTCAAAGGGTTTTGTTCATGCAGTAGAATATCAGATGCCATTAGGTTTTTAGAAAAGGCTTTACGTCTTGGAATTCTTCCAACTTCCATTACGTGGTACATACTTGTTAGGGCAGTGCTCAACAATGGGACCACTTCAAACTCTTCTTGGGTATAA
- the LOC126593363 gene encoding uncharacterized protein LOC126593363 isoform X1 — MMLEGIRQIRAEPRPSSTERTSIPTFGSTPSTSSLSATPAPSLFLRVRSGSVSQLFQAQKILEFHSSAHTYKLKHILLHLRFTYSIPGVTRRSLKGPGTLRIAFQSSRNTRPPSLCGVLRY; from the exons ATGATGTTAGAGGGGATTCGTCAGATTCGAGCCGAACCGAGGCCGTCGTCGACTGAAAGAACATCGATCCCGACTTTTGGATCAACTCCCTCTACCTCCTCCCTGTCTGCTACTCCTGCTCCGTCTCTCTTCTTGCGAGTTCGCTCGGGTTCTGTTTCCCAGCTATTTCAAGCACAAAAAATTCTCGAGTTTCATTCGTCAGCTCATACATAC aaattaaaacatATACTCCTTCATCTACGATTCACTTATTCCATTCCAG GTGTTACTCGGAGAAGTTTGAAGGGCCCTGGGACATTGAGGATTGCATTTCAGAGTAGCAGAAATACAAGGCCACCCTCTCTTTGT GGAGTGCTAAGATActga
- the LOC126592272 gene encoding protein NRT1/ PTR FAMILY 8.1-like: protein MVGDDFYTNDGTLDIHKKPANKKKTGNWKACRFILGNDCCERLAYYGMSTNLVNYLEKRLGMGNVTAATSVSNWSGTCYATPLIGAFLADSYLGRYWTIAIFSIVYVLGMTLLTLTASINGLKPHCDSSGCNATSSQRAACVVALYLIAVGTGGIKPCVSSFGADQFDETDETERKKKSSFFNWFYMSINVGALIASTVLVWMQMNVGWNWGFGVPAVAMGIAVVFFFLGSKLYRLQKPGGSPLTRIAQVVAASIRKCEVKVPADKSLLYETADEECNIQVAFGTQTGRDGTEQMFCVVFGMRRTEQASCSVLRLVAHGRNGTKRLK from the exons ATGGTGGGCGATGATTTTTACACGAACGATGGGACTCTGGACATCCATAAAAAACCGGCTAACAAGAAGAAGACTGGAAATTGGAAGGCATGCCGCTTTATTCTCG GAAATGATTGCTGTGAAAGATTGGCATACTATGGAATGAGTACCAATCTAGTGAACTATCTCGAGAAACGTCTCGGCATGGGAAATGTCACGGCAGCAACCAGCGTCTCTAATTGGTCAGGGACGTGCTACGCAACGCCATTGATAGGAGCCTTCCTAGCTGATTCATACTTGGGAAGATATTGGACAATTGCCATCTTTTCAATCGTTTATGTTCTT GGTATGACACTCTTGACCCTCACTGCATCTATCAACGGATTAAAACCGCATTGCGATAGCTCTGGTTGCAACGCAACATCATCCCAAAGAGCGGCCTGCGTTGTAGCTCTGTACTTGATTGCAGTAGGTACTGGTGGAATCAAGCCATGCGTTTCATCCTTCGGCGCAGATCAATTTGATGAAACTGACGAGactgagaggaagaagaagagctcCTTCTTCAACTGGTTTTACATGTCAATCAATGTCGGTGCGCTTATTGCTTCAACAGTTTTGGTCTGGATGCAAATGAATGTGGGATGGAATTGGGGGTTCGGAGTCCCAGCTGTCGCAATGGGGATTGCAGTTGTGTTCTTTTTCTTGGGAAGCAAGTTATATCGTCTTCAGAAACCAGGCGGGAGTCCCCTCACAAGGATTGCTCAGGTGGTTGCTGCATCCATCAGGAAATGCGAAGTGAAAGTTCCTGCTGACAAGTCTCTTCTCTATGAGACTGCAGATGAGGAGTGCAACATCCAGGTAGcatttggtacgcagacgggacgggacgggacggaacagatGTTCTGTGTTGTGTTTGGTATGCGCAGGACGGAACAGGCCAGTTGTTCCGTTCTGCGTTTGGTAGCGCATGGACGGAACGGAaccaaaagattaaaatga
- the LOC126593363 gene encoding uncharacterized protein LOC126593363 isoform X2 yields MMLEGIRQIRAEPRPSSTERTSIPTFGSTPSTSSLSATPAPSLFLRVRSGSVSQLFQAQKILEFHSSAHTYKLKHILLHLRFTYSIPESPMRRKRRIRMI; encoded by the exons ATGATGTTAGAGGGGATTCGTCAGATTCGAGCCGAACCGAGGCCGTCGTCGACTGAAAGAACATCGATCCCGACTTTTGGATCAACTCCCTCTACCTCCTCCCTGTCTGCTACTCCTGCTCCGTCTCTCTTCTTGCGAGTTCGCTCGGGTTCTGTTTCCCAGCTATTTCAAGCACAAAAAATTCTCGAGTTTCATTCGTCAGCTCATACATAC aaattaaaacatATACTCCTTCATCTACGATTCACTTATTCCATTCCAG AGTCTCCAAtgaggagaaagagaaggatccgaatgatttag
- the LOC126593365 gene encoding uncharacterized protein LOC126593365, protein MLDAASGGAFMDKTPTNAKALLKNIAGNTRQFGGRDELPFKKVNEVSANSSIELQLANLTNLVQQVIVAPKQVCGVCSMMGHATDMCPSLMDQGGFEQANALGGFLGQQRQKYDPYSNNYNAGWRDHPHLKWNNQDNGQQSVPNNYNRPPGFFQARPQAPFQPQQQQAPSL, encoded by the exons ATGCTTGATGCAGCAAGTGGAGGAGCATTCATGGACAAGACGCCTACTAATGCTAAGGCATTGCTAAAGAACATTGCTGGCAACACACGACAATTTGGAGGGAGAGATGAGCTACCTTTTAAGAAAGTTAACGAGGTAAGTGCTAATTCTAGTATTGAATTACAATTAGCTAACTTGACTAATCTTGTGCAACAGGTTATTGTGGCTCCAAAACAGGTGTGTGGTGTATGTTCAATGATGGGACATGCCACGGACATGTGCCCTTCGTTGATGGATCAAGGTGGTTTTGAGCAAGCTAATGCATTAGGAGGATTTCTAGGGCAACAAAGGCAAAAGTatgatccatattccaacaACTATAATGCAGGATGGCGCGATCATCCACACTTAAAGTGGAACAATCAAGACAATGGACAACAATCTGTTCCCAACAATTATAACCGTCCACCTGGCTTCTTTCAAGCAAGACCGCAGGCACCATTTcagcctcaacaacaacaagctCCAA gtttatga